The following proteins are co-located in the Bathymodiolus thermophilus thioautotrophic gill symbiont genome:
- a CDS encoding CotH kinase family protein has product MQNLDLDFVYCHSGCKQDVFTIAKTSDGHVFPYASLRLKFDRALTDIEKSAFVDNFRILKSGKELEHLHEKISSLPAEGVHSSFNWINNQTLIYTASSLPAGNNYTILYPNNWLENNNISSFNTMSLTGNGIRIYEFFCPNEACYRKLTNAENAINAESIDQTYADMIFKDVYANKTYQDTKMRIRGHTSTWVDKKSYTVKFDSDNLFEGFQDSDGDYQGPRKKLVFIAHKVFSVSDLSTNKLMNDVARKLEKQIFGAALEADSYFALMVFNGRFWGVYNVSEHIDSGKGGWSTTKARTKVLGFNKKGKGMLHKAVFGGLEDQYSIEPKTDHEYEFLTRGNGVQTDWTETIPFNVYYKMNDFDFDFDFKVKAKSPKMKLQPDLSKSTPPSFELSGDGSGLLSVDNTETQVIVSFEQPVANNEKIEAEFNSVSDFQAYYNYIKDNRNYASIKKWFNVDSSLISMFVIKLSGSFDHGTHNRYMFSKEKNLESFIGAVQAPNENYYFDILWDGDLTFRATCAADFINGNCTRPPPLHWKIIVKSQEGRQRYIDLFNQEKEVGGVLTPKFYQQQIQSHLDALGNSIQLEELRWDRKLDYSSLRNYLKDRFSNKEFLRNKILSLKTDDYISPSIVGNLLRNNNAQEGLKHWNIIQNGGQGFGSGFYNNSVNKGFNTSYAWSIKEQTMDLGKLGMLDDNDKVLVDAEFRDVYCGNDYLFLEVELKDENHDIVKRFSTGKRKTRVPRLCVWGNGSTEKISAIINIPAGKTVRYITYRDGGKDSERWGGRYGVVINNAKVIVEKN; this is encoded by the coding sequence ATGCAAAATTTAGACTTAGATTTTGTTTATTGCCATTCTGGTTGTAAGCAAGATGTGTTTACCATAGCCAAAACTAGCGATGGGCATGTTTTCCCTTATGCAAGTTTGAGGCTAAAGTTTGATCGTGCGCTAACTGATATTGAAAAAAGTGCTTTTGTTGATAACTTTAGAATCTTAAAGAGTGGAAAAGAACTCGAACATCTACATGAAAAAATCTCTAGCCTCCCTGCTGAAGGAGTGCACAGTTCATTCAATTGGATAAACAATCAAACGCTTATCTATACAGCGTCTTCATTGCCAGCTGGTAACAACTATACTATTTTATATCCAAATAATTGGTTAGAAAATAATAATATTTCGTCTTTTAACACCATGTCTTTGACAGGCAATGGCATTCGAATTTATGAGTTTTTTTGTCCTAATGAAGCATGTTATAGAAAGTTAACAAATGCAGAGAATGCAATTAATGCAGAGTCCATTGATCAAACTTATGCAGATATGATTTTTAAGGATGTTTATGCCAATAAAACTTATCAAGATACAAAAATGAGAATAAGGGGTCATACTTCTACTTGGGTTGATAAAAAAAGTTACACAGTTAAATTTGATTCAGACAATCTTTTTGAAGGCTTTCAGGATAGTGATGGTGACTATCAAGGGCCTAGAAAGAAATTGGTTTTTATTGCACACAAAGTGTTTAGTGTAAGTGATTTATCAACTAATAAATTAATGAATGATGTTGCTCGAAAACTAGAAAAACAGATTTTTGGTGCGGCATTAGAGGCAGATTCTTATTTTGCTCTTATGGTATTTAATGGGCGATTTTGGGGAGTTTACAATGTTTCTGAGCATATTGATTCAGGAAAGGGTGGCTGGAGTACGACAAAAGCACGCACAAAGGTGCTGGGTTTTAATAAAAAAGGCAAAGGCATGTTGCATAAAGCCGTATTTGGTGGCTTAGAAGATCAATATTCTATTGAACCGAAAACCGATCATGAATATGAATTCCTGACGCGGGGAAATGGGGTGCAAACAGATTGGACTGAAACAATTCCTTTTAATGTTTATTATAAAATGAATGATTTTGATTTTGATTTTGATTTTAAGGTTAAAGCCAAAAGTCCAAAGATGAAGTTACAGCCTGATCTCAGTAAATCCACACCTCCTTCGTTTGAACTTTCGGGAGATGGTAGTGGGTTACTCAGTGTTGACAATACAGAAACACAGGTAATTGTTAGTTTTGAACAACCTGTTGCTAATAATGAAAAGATTGAGGCGGAGTTTAACTCTGTTTCTGATTTTCAAGCCTATTACAATTATATTAAAGATAATCGTAATTATGCATCAATAAAAAAGTGGTTCAATGTGGACAGTAGTTTAATTTCTATGTTTGTCATTAAACTGTCTGGCTCTTTTGATCATGGTACACATAATCGTTATATGTTTTCCAAGGAGAAAAATCTTGAAAGTTTTATAGGCGCAGTTCAGGCGCCAAATGAAAATTATTATTTTGATATTTTATGGGATGGCGATTTGACATTTAGAGCGACTTGTGCCGCTGATTTTATTAATGGTAATTGTACTCGTCCACCCCCTTTACATTGGAAAATTATTGTAAAATCACAAGAGGGTCGCCAGCGCTATATTGATTTGTTTAATCAAGAAAAAGAAGTGGGTGGCGTGTTAACGCCAAAATTTTATCAACAGCAAATCCAATCTCATTTAGATGCATTGGGTAATTCCATTCAATTAGAAGAGTTACGCTGGGACAGGAAATTAGATTATTCCAGCCTAAGAAACTACCTCAAGGATCGCTTTAGTAACAAAGAATTTTTACGAAATAAAATACTTAGTCTAAAGACTGATGACTATATCAGCCCTAGCATTGTCGGCAATCTTTTAAGAAATAATAATGCCCAAGAAGGTTTAAAGCATTGGAATATTATTCAAAATGGCGGTCAAGGCTTTGGTTCTGGTTTTTATAACAATAGTGTTAACAAAGGCTTTAACACTTCGTATGCATGGAGTATTAAAGAGCAAACAATGGACTTGGGTAAGCTTGGTATGTTAGACGATAACGATAAAGTATTGGTTGACGCTGAATTTAGAGATGTATATTGTGGTAACGACTATTTGTTTTTAGAAGTTGAATTGAAAGATGAGAACCATGACATTGTTAAGCGATTCTCCACTGGAAAACGAAAAACAAGAGTGCCGAGACTTTGTGTTTGGGGTAATGGTTCAACAGAAAAAATCTCTGCAATTATCAATATTCCAGCAGGAAAAACTGTGCGTTATATTACTTATAGAGATGGCGGAAAAGATAGCGAGCGGTGGGGCGGAAGATATGGAGTGGTTATTAATAATGCCAAAGTTATTGTAGAAAAAAATTAA
- a CDS encoding phage integrase N-terminal SAM-like domain-containing protein, with translation MQRMSYVYKTENSYCDWVKRFIKFSQMQDRGELFVGVENKVEVFLTDLAVGHILISSIRKLTYFPFSAI, from the coding sequence ATGCAGCGGATGAGTTATGTTTATAAAACTGAGAATAGTTATTGCGATTGGGTGAAGCGGTTTATCAAATTTTCTCAAATGCAGGATAGGGGTGAGTTGTTTGTGGGTGTTGAAAATAAAGTGGAGGTGTTTTTAACAGATTTGGCGGTTGGGCATATTTTAATATCCTCTATAAGAAAACTTACCTATTTTCCATTTAGTGCTATCTAG
- a CDS encoding RnfH family protein, whose product MNIEVAYALEEKQTLLPLVVEEGVTLKQAIELSGILDTYPQIDLSKDKTGIFGKIVKLNTVLREKDRVEIYRPLIADPKKVRSERAAQGKKMRSGKQT is encoded by the coding sequence ATGAACATTGAAGTGGCTTATGCTTTAGAAGAAAAACAAACGCTACTGCCCTTAGTGGTAGAGGAAGGGGTAACCCTTAAGCAAGCGATTGAGTTATCAGGCATTCTTGATACTTATCCTCAAATTGACCTATCCAAGGATAAAACAGGTATTTTCGGAAAAATTGTTAAATTAAACACGGTTTTGCGTGAAAAAGACCGGGTAGAAATTTATCGACCACTGATTGCTGACCCTAAAAAAGTACGATCTGAACGCGCCGCACAAGGAAAAAAAATGCGTAGTGGCAAACAAACCTGA
- a CDS encoding HlyC/CorC family transporter — MSFLQRLKKRFFHTPINSSDALLQALKESEESHIIDSHSRSLIEGVMQLENMEVRDVMVPKSKMVMIEHNTNTKALLDIMIKSAHSRFPIINSDKNKIYGVVLAKDLLSHLSSEQGKEFSFQEYLRQVVLVPESKTLGSLMRDFQQKKSHMAVVMDEYGEIAGLVTLEDVLEQIVGEIEDEHDLEEDNIIDFSGGRYLLKGHTPIEEFNEFFGVKLQAEGVDTIAGLVVAGFTYLPEQSSEIDLQGFHFKVLKADSRRLRSLEVIKD, encoded by the coding sequence ATGTCTTTTTTACAAAGATTGAAAAAACGATTTTTCCACACACCGATTAATTCAAGCGATGCATTGCTGCAAGCCTTGAAAGAGTCTGAGGAAAGTCATATTATTGATTCTCATAGCCGTAGCCTCATTGAGGGCGTGATGCAACTTGAGAATATGGAAGTGCGTGATGTCATGGTGCCAAAATCAAAAATGGTGATGATTGAACATAATACGAATACCAAAGCATTGTTGGACATTATGATTAAATCTGCACATTCTAGATTTCCAATCATTAACAGCGATAAAAATAAAATTTATGGGGTTGTTTTGGCTAAAGATTTGCTGAGTCACTTGTCTAGTGAACAAGGTAAAGAATTTAGTTTTCAAGAATACTTACGCCAAGTGGTATTAGTACCAGAAAGCAAAACTTTAGGTTCATTGATGCGAGATTTCCAACAGAAAAAATCACATATGGCAGTGGTGATGGATGAGTATGGAGAAATTGCAGGTTTGGTAACGCTAGAAGATGTATTGGAACAAATTGTGGGCGAGATTGAGGATGAACACGATTTAGAAGAAGACAATATTATTGATTTTAGCGGTGGTCGTTATTTACTCAAGGGGCATACGCCAATTGAAGAATTTAATGAATTTTTTGGCGTTAAACTGCAAGCAGAAGGTGTGGATACTATAGCTGGCTTGGTGGTTGCTGGTTTTACTTATTTGCCAGAGCAATCAAGTGAAATTGATTTACAAGGGTTTCACTTTAAAGTTTTAAAGGCGGATTCTCGAAGATTGCGCTCATTAGAAGTAATTAAGGATTAA
- a CDS encoding FAD-binding protein: protein MSNQTSPEVTTHSPEWENWSGNIQYNGKNYYFSPKTKADLKSVLADAKAKGVTVRVSGQRHSQPALVTDDNRHQSPPLNPTLYLVDMSCYVDVGEDGMELGLGANQVTVNPGVREDDLDAFLIKHKLMMKTVTAGGFFSIGGMSVVDVHGSTIDAPIFAETISAFTIMNADGQERIINRNSKDQDGNPLLPFARVSLGALGIITRVVIDTLSRPLITTLQGGKAHYLLKDKQAFTIKFKQLLNRPLKHDRIEVFYTPYAAASNLPIPAMKNFLVLWWDVDSNSHSKTPNLDLDLGQNTTACTFSNEKKFGAPCVTGIEKYGVSFARKSQYFDSPYSLLHWPPIPPSGYAAIALNEIKHQVKVANSKHSELWLTKAAQVMFMSYFIELPALDETGLEKVWDGLQVVGDYVIQEKNFHIAAPMEFRFVKGGDSVMSGTYTKNPNTWFVNLDVIGFIEPTTSTEYPSALIKFFAFVERKWIEMGGLPHNGKMYGFYDPKDSNKDSFTPPFNKNFLSFITQRRIERGAPIEAFKKYRQYCDRDNRFYNSYLRKLLGD, encoded by the coding sequence ATGAGTAATCAAACAAGTCCAGAAGTTACTACTCACTCGCCAGAGTGGGAAAACTGGAGCGGGAATATTCAATATAATGGCAAAAACTACTACTTTAGTCCAAAGACAAAGGCAGACTTGAAATCAGTGCTCGCCGATGCCAAAGCCAAGGGCGTTACGGTTCGAGTGTCTGGGCAACGCCACTCGCAGCCAGCACTGGTTACTGACGATAATCGCCATCAATCTCCGCCATTGAATCCAACATTATATTTAGTAGATATGTCATGTTATGTAGATGTGGGTGAGGATGGAATGGAATTAGGACTTGGTGCAAATCAAGTAACGGTAAATCCAGGTGTGCGTGAGGATGATCTTGATGCATTTCTTATTAAACATAAATTAATGATGAAGACTGTTACAGCAGGCGGTTTCTTTAGCATTGGTGGCATGAGTGTGGTTGATGTTCATGGCAGTACAATTGATGCACCCATTTTTGCAGAGACAATATCCGCTTTCACCATTATGAATGCAGACGGTCAAGAAAGAATCATCAACCGCAACTCAAAAGATCAAGATGGCAATCCACTTTTACCTTTTGCTCGAGTTTCACTGGGGGCATTAGGCATTATTACTCGGGTTGTCATTGATACTCTGTCTCGCCCTTTAATAACGACGCTTCAAGGGGGTAAGGCGCATTATTTACTGAAAGACAAGCAAGCTTTTACAATAAAGTTCAAACAACTTTTAAATAGACCATTGAAACACGATCGCATAGAAGTGTTCTATACGCCATATGCTGCAGCAAGCAATTTACCCATCCCAGCAATGAAGAATTTTCTTGTACTTTGGTGGGATGTGGATAGTAATTCTCATTCAAAAACGCCAAACTTGGATTTAGATTTAGGGCAAAACACCACTGCCTGTACTTTTTCAAATGAAAAAAAATTTGGCGCACCATGTGTAACTGGTATCGAAAAATATGGAGTAAGTTTCGCTCGTAAATCTCAGTATTTTGATAGTCCCTACAGCCTACTTCATTGGCCACCAATACCACCGTCTGGGTACGCCGCCATAGCTCTTAATGAAATCAAACATCAAGTTAAGGTCGCAAATAGCAAGCATTCTGAACTGTGGCTAACAAAGGCAGCTCAAGTTATGTTTATGTCCTACTTTATTGAGTTGCCAGCACTTGATGAGACGGGTCTTGAAAAAGTTTGGGACGGTCTGCAAGTTGTTGGAGACTATGTTATACAAGAAAAAAATTTCCACATTGCTGCACCGATGGAATTCCGTTTTGTCAAAGGAGGGGACTCTGTAATGTCAGGTACTTATACAAAAAATCCTAATACTTGGTTCGTTAACTTGGATGTTATTGGCTTTATAGAGCCCACAACCAGTACAGAGTATCCTAGCGCCTTAATAAAGTTTTTTGCTTTTGTGGAGCGTAAATGGATTGAAATGGGTGGCTTACCACACAATGGCAAAATGTATGGATTTTACGACCCGAAAGACTCAAATAAGGACTCTTTCACACCACCATTTAATAAAAATTTCTTAAGTTTTATTACCCAAAGGCGGATTGAGCGTGGCGCACCCATAGAGGCGTTTAAAAAATATCGACAATACTGTGACCGAGACAACCGTTTCTACAATAGTTATTTGCGTAAACTGCTGGGGGATTAG
- the hisA gene encoding 1-(5-phosphoribosyl)-5-[(5-phosphoribosylamino)methylideneamino]imidazole-4-carboxamide isomerase, with product MIIIPAIDLKDGQCVRLRQGLMEDSTVFSDNPVDMAAQWVAQGAKRLHLVDLNGAFEGKPMNADSVMAITQAFPELPVQIGGGIRNMEVASAYIEAGIGYLIIGSKAVTHPQFVTELCGEFAGKIIVGLDANDGFVAIDGWATKTDKQVSELAKRFEQDGVSSIVYTDIARDGMMQGVNIEATANLAKQTSIPIIASGGITNMQDISGLLVEAHHGITGAITGRAIYEGTLDFAKAQKLCDEH from the coding sequence ATGATAATAATTCCAGCAATAGATTTAAAAGATGGGCAATGCGTGCGTTTACGACAAGGCTTAATGGAGGACAGTACGGTATTTTCTGATAATCCTGTTGATATGGCGGCACAATGGGTAGCGCAAGGAGCGAAGCGATTACATTTGGTGGATCTTAATGGGGCGTTTGAGGGTAAGCCGATGAATGCTGATAGTGTGATGGCGATTACTCAGGCATTTCCAGAGTTACCAGTGCAGATTGGTGGTGGTATTCGTAATATGGAGGTTGCCAGTGCTTATATTGAAGCGGGTATTGGTTATTTGATTATTGGTTCAAAGGCGGTAACACATCCTCAATTTGTTACGGAATTGTGTGGTGAGTTTGCTGGAAAAATTATTGTTGGCTTGGATGCAAACGATGGTTTTGTTGCGATTGATGGCTGGGCGACCAAGACCGATAAACAAGTTAGTGAGCTGGCTAAACGCTTTGAACAAGATGGCGTAAGTTCTATTGTTTATACCGATATTGCCCGTGATGGGATGATGCAAGGGGTAAATATTGAGGCGACAGCCAATCTTGCCAAACAGACTTCAATTCCGATTATTGCCTCAGGCGGTATTACTAATATGCAGGATATTTCTGGATTATTGGTTGAGGCACATCATGGTATTACTGGAGCAATTACAGGGCGGGCGATTTATGAAGGTACGCTTGATTTTGCCAAAGCTCAAAAGTTATGTGATGAACATTGA
- the pmbA gene encoding metalloprotease PmbA encodes MSTLEKTAQLAIELLKKYQVSDYEIVLESSSGVSTAVRLGKVETLQYHLDQNFEINVFFGKKKGHASSVDVSKNSLDQTIESACLIAKYTQDDPFNGLAPKELMAFDAPDLDLYHPWDLSAQHSIDIAMACEAAALAQDEINNSEGAEVSSFQGESLYANSNGLIAMQNNTSHSLSCSLIAQRGDDMQTAYEYTTALDANELEASQKIGEKAAKFAQQKLGARSIPSQKCPVIFTSRLSGGLFSQLLGALGGSRQYKKSTFLLNSIDTLVLPKDISLREHPFAKKTLGAKAIDRDGVLKRAQYFVENGRVKSFVMGQYSANQLGLKTTANAGGVSNAIVESNFDGGLDEMIKTMGKGLVVTELMGQGVNGTTGDYSRGALGFWVENGEIQYPVSGLTIAGNLKDMLLGIVSVGDDVDYRSNIKVGSVLIEQMTIAGET; translated from the coding sequence ATGTCTACTTTAGAAAAAACTGCACAATTGGCCATTGAATTATTAAAAAAATATCAGGTTAGTGATTATGAAATAGTGCTTGAGTCAAGTTCTGGCGTTTCTACTGCGGTGCGATTGGGTAAAGTCGAAACTTTGCAATATCATTTGGATCAAAATTTTGAGATTAATGTATTCTTCGGCAAGAAAAAAGGGCACGCATCCAGCGTTGATGTCAGCAAAAACAGTCTTGATCAAACCATTGAATCCGCTTGTTTGATTGCAAAATACACTCAAGACGACCCCTTCAATGGCTTGGCGCCAAAGGAATTAATGGCATTTGATGCACCTGATTTAGACCTTTACCATCCTTGGGATTTGAGTGCACAACACAGTATTGATATTGCTATGGCTTGCGAAGCAGCAGCACTTGCACAGGACGAAATTAACAATTCCGAAGGTGCAGAAGTTTCCAGTTTTCAAGGAGAAAGTTTGTACGCAAATTCTAATGGTTTGATTGCCATGCAAAATAACACCAGCCATTCACTGAGTTGCTCGCTTATTGCCCAACGAGGTGATGATATGCAAACAGCATACGAATACACGACAGCCTTGGATGCAAATGAGTTGGAAGCCTCGCAGAAAATAGGTGAAAAAGCGGCAAAATTTGCACAACAAAAACTCGGTGCACGCTCAATACCTTCGCAAAAATGCCCCGTGATTTTCACTTCACGCCTATCAGGTGGATTGTTTTCACAACTTTTGGGTGCATTAGGTGGAAGCAGGCAATACAAAAAATCCACTTTTTTATTAAACAGTATTGACACACTTGTTTTGCCAAAAGACATCAGTTTGCGCGAACACCCTTTTGCCAAAAAAACACTAGGTGCTAAGGCAATTGACCGTGACGGCGTGCTTAAAAGAGCGCAATATTTCGTTGAGAATGGACGAGTCAAAAGTTTTGTAATGGGGCAATATTCTGCCAATCAATTAGGGCTGAAAACAACCGCTAATGCGGGCGGAGTCAGCAATGCTATCGTTGAATCGAATTTTGATGGCGGTTTAGATGAGATGATTAAGACCATGGGCAAAGGCTTGGTAGTAACGGAATTAATGGGGCAAGGGGTGAATGGCACAACAGGCGATTATTCTCGTGGTGCATTGGGATTTTGGGTAGAAAATGGTGAAATCCAATATCCCGTTTCTGGACTGACCATTGCTGGCAACCTCAAAGATATGCTACTTGGTATTGTGTCCGTAGGCGATGATGTGGATTACCGCAGCAACATAAAAGTTGGTTCAGTGCTGATTGAACAAATGACAATAGCAGGCGAAACTTAG
- the dbpA gene encoding ATP-dependent RNA helicase DbpA yields the protein MNSTDFSSLSLKPDLLKNLSSLGYESMTPIQALSLPIILSGEDVIGQGKTGSGKTAAFGLGLLQKLDTTSFKAQSLVLCPTRELADQVASEIRKLARAIHNIKVLTLCGGTPFGPQIGSLEHGTHIVVGTPGRIEEHLRKGTLKLDNINTLVLDEADRMLDMGFQDTIDQIIEKIPSHRQTLLFSATYPDEIASITDRVMQNPTVVEASSVDEESTIKQYFHLTNTDDERMIALRLLLVKHKPDSALVFCNTKNDTQDVADELAYYKFYAISIHGDLDQRERDQALIRFSNGSVSVLVATDVAARGLDIDDLDMVINFNIAHDPEVHTHRIGRTGRAGKYGIACTLYSDREMRKLDALEIDLAGCNDPLPSDNYLDKPLKKPTMTTLKIDGGKKQKLRPGDIVGGLTGKGGIPGDKIGKINVGSNWSYVAVSSELVKTALKKIQNDKLKGKTFRVRILS from the coding sequence GTGAATTCAACTGATTTCTCTTCATTAAGTTTAAAACCTGATTTACTCAAAAATCTCAGCAGTTTGGGTTATGAATCAATGACGCCTATTCAAGCATTAAGTTTGCCTATTATTTTGTCAGGTGAAGATGTGATTGGACAAGGTAAAACGGGTTCTGGAAAAACGGCAGCCTTTGGCTTGGGTTTGTTGCAAAAACTCGATACCACATCATTTAAAGCACAATCACTGGTTTTATGTCCAACGCGTGAATTGGCAGATCAAGTGGCAAGTGAAATTCGTAAACTTGCTAGAGCCATTCATAACATTAAAGTGTTAACGCTTTGTGGTGGCACTCCTTTTGGGCCACAAATTGGCTCGTTGGAACACGGCACACACATTGTGGTCGGTACACCGGGGCGTATTGAGGAGCATTTGCGCAAAGGTACGCTTAAATTGGACAATATCAATACGCTGGTGTTGGATGAAGCAGACAGAATGTTGGATATGGGTTTCCAAGATACCATTGACCAAATTATTGAAAAAATTCCCAGTCATCGTCAAACCTTATTATTCAGCGCCACCTATCCTGATGAAATCGCCTCTATTACCGATAGAGTGATGCAAAACCCTACTGTGGTTGAAGCATCTTCTGTTGATGAAGAATCGACCATTAAGCAATATTTTCATTTAACCAATACAGATGATGAGCGTATGATAGCCCTGCGATTATTATTGGTAAAGCACAAGCCCGATTCTGCATTGGTGTTTTGTAACACCAAAAATGACACCCAAGATGTGGCGGATGAATTGGCTTATTATAAGTTTTATGCCATTTCTATTCATGGCGATTTAGATCAACGAGAACGCGACCAAGCACTTATTCGCTTTTCCAACGGCAGCGTCTCCGTATTGGTGGCAACTGATGTAGCAGCACGAGGATTGGATATTGACGATTTAGATATGGTCATCAACTTCAACATTGCCCACGACCCAGAAGTGCACACCCATCGTATTGGACGCACAGGCAGAGCAGGGAAGTACGGCATTGCCTGCACGCTTTATAGCGATAGAGAAATGCGTAAATTAGACGCTTTAGAGATTGATTTGGCAGGTTGTAACGACCCATTGCCAAGTGATAATTATTTAGACAAGCCCCTTAAAAAACCGACCATGACCACACTGAAAATTGATGGCGGTAAAAAACAAAAACTCCGTCCCGGTGATATTGTTGGTGGATTGACGGGAAAAGGTGGCATTCCAGGTGACAAAATTGGTAAGATTAATGTTGGTAGTAACTGGTCGTATGTGGCTGTTAGTTCAGAGTTAGTTAAAACAGCGTTGAAAAAAATTCAAAATGATAAACTTAAGGGTAAAACTTTTAGAGTTCGGATTTTATCTTAG
- a CDS encoding 5-formyltetrahydrofolate cyclo-ligase, with protein MNALRQSLRNQRNALSTSEQAKFAERLLPQAQQISDFQNGQKIALYLANDGEINPKYIKNFLKNKGIKIYLPILDNKKLKFAKLGKKFTKNKFGINEPTATEILNAEQLDIIFMPLVGFDEQKNRLGMGGGFYDRTLAFKKHQKHTNPKLIGLAFDCQKIDKLAVETWDVPLNAIITPTTIYK; from the coding sequence ATGAACGCACTCAGGCAATCACTTCGCAATCAAAGAAATGCACTCTCCACAAGCGAGCAGGCGAAGTTTGCCGAACGCCTATTACCCCAAGCACAGCAAATATCAGATTTTCAAAATGGGCAAAAAATTGCCCTATATTTAGCAAATGATGGAGAGATAAACCCAAAGTACATAAAAAACTTCTTAAAAAATAAAGGCATTAAAATCTATCTACCAATATTAGACAATAAAAAACTTAAATTCGCAAAACTTGGTAAAAAATTCACAAAAAATAAATTTGGTATCAATGAGCCCACTGCCACTGAAATATTAAATGCCGAGCAATTAGATATTATTTTTATGCCACTCGTTGGCTTTGATGAACAAAAAAATCGCTTAGGCATGGGCGGTGGCTTTTACGACCGCACCCTTGCCTTTAAAAAACATCAAAAACACACCAATCCAAAACTAATAGGCCTAGCATTTGATTGTCAAAAAATAGATAAATTAGCAGTCGAAACATGGGATGTGCCACTTAATGCGATAATTACCCCAACAACAATTTACAAATAA
- a CDS encoding FAD-dependent monooxygenase produces the protein MSDFDIIIVGGGMVGQAFALSMAKQDLTIAIIEPNNPNPDIQKNFHTRVSAITPTSEVFLRHIGVWDLIQRKHIFTDTKVWDENSHGSLDFSTADDDSEYLGHIVENDCIQSAMHSALSSTKVVFINAKLDSINKTAQGYQLHLDNEQPLQCTLLIGADGARSRVRNLADIKFTETNYQQQAIVCNIYSEKGFNKTTWQRFLSNSIIALLPLSENEASIVWSAKNPLVDELLALPPIAFAERLSASVEYRFGHFKILSDIAAFPLIERSAKDYVKENLALIGDAAHNIHPLAGQGVNLGFSDVNELSKQLNSRNQSLGDYNTLRSYARSRRLDNELMAKTMTGLNWIYKENSEPMRWLRGFGMNLINENPTLKSFLQKHATGR, from the coding sequence ATGAGCGATTTTGATATTATTATCGTGGGCGGTGGCATGGTTGGGCAGGCGTTTGCTTTATCAATGGCAAAACAAGATTTAACGATTGCGATTATTGAGCCAAATAATCCCAACCCCGACATACAAAAAAACTTCCATACTCGTGTGAGTGCAATCACTCCCACTTCAGAAGTATTTTTGCGTCATATTGGCGTGTGGGATTTAATTCAACGCAAGCATATATTTACCGACACCAAAGTTTGGGATGAAAATTCACACGGCAGTTTAGACTTTTCAACAGCCGATGATGATTCAGAATATCTTGGACATATTGTAGAAAATGATTGCATCCAATCCGCCATGCACAGCGCATTAAGTAGTACCAAAGTAGTATTTATCAACGCCAAACTTGACAGCATTAACAAAACTGCACAAGGTTACCAATTGCACCTAGACAACGAACAACCACTGCAATGCACCTTATTGATTGGTGCTGACGGTGCGCGTTCTCGTGTGCGAAATTTGGCAGATATTAAGTTTACTGAAACCAACTATCAGCAACAAGCCATTGTTTGTAATATCTACTCTGAAAAGGGTTTTAATAAGACAACTTGGCAACGATTTTTATCCAACAGCATTATTGCTTTATTGCCATTGAGTGAAAACGAAGCGTCCATTGTTTGGTCAGCGAAAAACCCTCTTGTCGATGAATTATTAGCACTACCACCCATAGCATTTGCCGAACGATTATCAGCAAGCGTAGAATATCGTTTCGGCCACTTTAAAATATTAAGCGACATTGCCGCATTCCCACTCATTGAACGCAGCGCTAAAGACTATGTCAAAGAAAATCTAGCCCTAATTGGCGATGCCGCTCACAATATTCACCCATTAGCGGGGCAGGGCGTTAATTTAGGTTTTTCCGATGTTAATGAATTATCGAAACAATTAAACTCAAGAAATCAATCTTTAGGAGATTATAACACCCTTCGCTCCTACGCCAGATCCAGAAGATTAGACAATGAACTTATGGCAAAAACCATGACAGGGCTAAATTGGATTTACAAAGAAAACAGCGAGCCAATGAGATGGTTACGAGGTTTCGGCATGAACTTAATTAATGAAAATCCAACCCTAAAATCTTTTCTCCAAAAACATGCCACCGGTCGTTAA